In the genome of Gemmatimonadota bacterium, one region contains:
- a CDS encoding PAS domain-containing protein: MTRLTAYVDALGSSEDWILARLMQYSTAAEYTRYTSTREEDWRMTVNGPRHSLIAYCQAHDLPESLHVDERFSENPSASFGVHEAKAHRARGVGFAMFLGLSKLVRQCFTDLAYDTPMPDDDRRRALEIVYRFFDKFELGFSSEWLSHTESELLGELQEENRLLTNAKNKYQLAFESMPDPAFVTDRDMRIIEANHALEELVGVDAGAAVGRRCHELLECTDSANCPLEACLKDGTSLVGQEEVVRPRGRQFDVQVRGGRIIDISGKYAGAMAIFQDVTDRKRRQEQLERRVEERTRDLSEAHAALAREVEVRKLADAEAQRANALLATVIEGTTDIVFVKDREGRYLVMNGAGSRALGRPVEEILGRSDAELVPAEDAQAMLTSDREILESGDVATIEESLTLKTGERRTFLTTKGPLRDQTGRVRGLFGIARDVTDYKKLEASFHQSQRMEAIGTMAGGIAHDFNNLMVPILGNADVLLLKHARNDETHEMLEEIAAAARRAGELAHQMVAFARGGKVNPTNLDLNAVVRDVLRVQQRTAPKRVQLEATLSKTPVTIRADATQLSMVVMNLLINAVEAVDDVGIVRIATEWCSDTAMPNGACVRLIVQDNGCGMTPETLAHVFEPFFTTKFLGRGLGMAATYGIVKNHGGQIDVTSVPGEGSRFVITFPASDAQGVADAVRRRANVETVLLVDDEPWVLSTGTRMLESLGYHVITARDGREAIDIATHHPDNITTVVLDLGMPVMGGAEAFPILRSLREGRLRILLCSGYEISETARDLLADGATGFLRKPFELRDLTAVMRAGAAR, translated from the coding sequence ATGACGCGCTTGACGGCTTACGTCGACGCCCTCGGCAGCAGCGAGGACTGGATTCTCGCGCGCCTGATGCAATACTCCACCGCCGCCGAGTACACGCGCTACACGAGCACGCGCGAGGAAGACTGGCGGATGACTGTCAACGGGCCGCGGCACTCGCTGATTGCCTACTGCCAGGCACACGATCTGCCAGAATCGTTGCACGTCGATGAGAGGTTTTCAGAGAACCCCTCCGCCTCCTTTGGCGTGCACGAAGCAAAAGCCCACCGCGCACGTGGCGTTGGCTTTGCCATGTTCCTTGGGCTCTCCAAACTCGTGCGCCAATGCTTCACCGATCTCGCCTACGACACGCCGATGCCCGACGACGACCGTCGGCGCGCGCTCGAAATTGTTTATCGGTTCTTTGATAAGTTCGAACTCGGATTCTCCTCGGAGTGGCTCAGCCACACGGAGTCTGAACTCCTCGGTGAGTTGCAGGAGGAGAACCGGCTCCTCACCAACGCCAAGAACAAATACCAACTGGCGTTTGAGTCGATGCCCGATCCGGCGTTTGTCACCGATCGCGACATGCGGATCATCGAGGCAAACCATGCCCTCGAAGAGCTGGTGGGAGTCGACGCAGGTGCTGCGGTCGGGCGACGGTGCCACGAACTCTTGGAGTGCACCGACTCCGCCAACTGTCCGCTCGAGGCGTGCCTCAAAGACGGCACATCGCTGGTCGGCCAGGAGGAGGTCGTCCGTCCACGCGGACGCCAGTTCGACGTGCAGGTGCGCGGCGGGCGCATCATAGACATCAGCGGCAAGTACGCCGGCGCGATGGCCATCTTTCAGGACGTTACCGATCGCAAGCGCCGCCAAGAGCAACTGGAGCGGCGCGTCGAGGAGCGCACGCGCGACCTTTCCGAGGCGCACGCCGCACTCGCGCGCGAAGTCGAAGTGCGCAAACTGGCGGATGCCGAAGCGCAGCGCGCCAACGCCCTCCTGGCCACGGTGATCGAGGGCACCACCGATATCGTCTTCGTCAAGGACCGCGAGGGCCGATATCTGGTCATGAACGGCGCCGGCTCTCGGGCGTTGGGTCGCCCGGTGGAGGAGATTCTCGGCCGAAGCGACGCCGAGTTGGTTCCCGCGGAAGATGCCCAAGCGATGCTGACAAGCGACCGTGAGATATTGGAATCCGGAGACGTGGCCACGATTGAGGAGTCTCTCACGCTCAAAACGGGCGAACGGCGGACCTTCCTGACCACCAAGGGCCCCCTCCGCGACCAAACGGGACGGGTACGCGGCCTCTTTGGCATTGCCCGCGATGTCACCGATTACAAAAAACTCGAGGCAAGCTTCCATCAATCGCAGCGGATGGAAGCCATTGGCACGATGGCCGGCGGCATCGCGCACGACTTCAACAATTTGATGGTGCCCATCCTCGGCAATGCCGACGTGCTGCTACTCAAGCACGCGCGCAACGACGAGACGCATGAAATGCTGGAGGAGATTGCCGCCGCCGCGCGCCGCGCCGGTGAGCTCGCCCACCAAATGGTGGCGTTCGCGCGTGGCGGCAAGGTGAATCCCACCAACCTCGACCTCAACGCCGTGGTGCGCGACGTGCTGCGCGTGCAGCAGCGCACAGCCCCCAAGCGAGTGCAACTGGAAGCGACGCTCTCGAAAACGCCCGTCACCATCCGCGCGGACGCCACGCAACTCAGCATGGTCGTCATGAACCTCCTCATCAACGCGGTTGAGGCGGTAGACGACGTCGGCATCGTGCGCATTGCGACAGAGTGGTGCTCCGACACTGCGATGCCGAATGGCGCCTGTGTGCGACTGATCGTCCAAGACAACGGATGCGGTATGACGCCCGAAACGTTGGCGCATGTCTTTGAGCCCTTCTTCACGACAAAATTCTTAGGCCGCGGGCTCGGAATGGCCGCCACGTACGGGATCGTGAAAAACCACGGCGGGCAGATAGACGTCACGAGCGTCCCCGGCGAGGGGTCGCGCTTTGTGATCACCTTTCCCGCGTCCGACGCGCAGGGTGTTGCCGACGCGGTGCGGCGCCGAGCGAACGTCGAAACGGTGCTGCTTGTAGACGACGAACCATGGGTCCTCAGCACGGGCACCCGTATGCTCGAGTCACTCGGCTATCACGTGATCACCGCGCGCGACGGCCGCGAGGCGATCGACATTGCCACGCACCACCCCGACAACATCACCACCGTCGTGCTCGATCTCGGCATGCCCGTAATGGGCGGCGCCGAAGCGTTCCCCATACTCCGCTCATTGCGCGAGGGGCGCCTCAGGATTCTGCTCTGTAGCGGATACGAGATTTCGGAGACGGCGCGAGATTTGCTGGCCGACGGGGCAACCGGGTTCTTGCGGAAGCCGTTTGAGTTGCGGGATTTGACGGCCGTGATGCGGGCGGGGGCGGCGAGATAG
- a CDS encoding aldehyde dehydrogenase family protein has protein sequence MSLFTPSFPTGLPIGDVWQATKTTAPVIFPFDGSRICDGPVGDKDDANAALDHALAIRLKVGALSSYARKELLARTCAALTAHRAEFENLIVLETGKPHRDCVVEVARTILTLETAAGEVSRLHGETVPLDLLPSGEGMVGFWVRKPIGVIIGITGFNYPLLLASHKIAPAIAAGCPVIIKPAPQTPLATLWMIHMMREIAATLDIPQGIVQLVTGDAVVGATLVSDPRVGAVSFTGSAGVGHAISKLAAPRKTLLELGSNSALIVDASADIEAAAGAAVRGSVYASGQACISVQRVIVLESVADAFIASLKKHLAAVVVGDPRNAATHISALINEASTARVADWIAQAVTAGAVIAHGGTLSGGAFEPTVIIEPPSGALVWSEEIFGPVMCVRRVKDIDAAFALVNDSRYGLHASIFTASLANTFAALNTLEVGGVVVNEVPGFRSDSMPYGGVKDSGIGREGPRFAAEEFTVSRMAIIRPTIK, from the coding sequence ATGTCGCTTTTTACTCCATCCTTTCCAACTGGGCTTCCCATTGGAGATGTTTGGCAGGCTACGAAAACCACCGCGCCGGTCATTTTTCCATTCGACGGATCGCGCATCTGTGATGGTCCCGTCGGCGATAAAGACGATGCCAATGCAGCGCTCGATCATGCGTTAGCCATTCGCCTGAAAGTCGGAGCACTCTCGAGTTATGCGCGGAAGGAGTTGCTGGCGCGCACCTGTGCGGCGCTCACCGCGCACCGTGCGGAATTTGAGAACCTGATCGTCTTGGAAACCGGTAAACCGCATCGAGATTGCGTGGTAGAAGTCGCTCGCACGATTCTGACGCTCGAGACAGCAGCGGGTGAAGTGTCACGACTGCACGGGGAAACGGTCCCGCTGGATCTCCTGCCAAGCGGTGAAGGCATGGTCGGGTTTTGGGTCAGAAAACCCATCGGCGTCATCATTGGTATCACGGGATTCAACTATCCACTGCTGTTGGCCTCTCACAAGATTGCTCCGGCAATCGCGGCCGGCTGCCCTGTCATCATTAAGCCCGCGCCACAAACACCGCTCGCGACGTTGTGGATGATTCACATGATGCGCGAAATCGCAGCGACGCTGGACATTCCTCAAGGAATTGTCCAACTCGTCACCGGCGATGCGGTCGTTGGCGCCACACTGGTCTCCGATCCTCGCGTCGGCGCCGTGTCCTTTACCGGCTCGGCCGGTGTCGGTCATGCAATTTCTAAATTGGCCGCGCCGCGTAAAACGCTCCTGGAGCTGGGGTCAAACTCGGCGCTCATCGTGGACGCGAGTGCCGACATTGAAGCCGCCGCCGGCGCCGCCGTGCGCGGCAGCGTTTACGCCTCCGGCCAAGCCTGCATCTCGGTGCAACGCGTCATCGTCCTCGAAAGCGTGGCCGATGCCTTCATTGCATCACTCAAGAAACATCTGGCCGCTGTGGTGGTTGGCGATCCACGCAATGCCGCCACGCATATTTCGGCGCTCATCAATGAAGCAAGTACAGCGCGCGTCGCCGACTGGATTGCACAAGCGGTCACCGCCGGCGCGGTGATTGCCCACGGCGGCACGCTCAGCGGCGGGGCTTTTGAGCCCACGGTCATTATCGAACCGCCCTCGGGAGCCCTCGTGTGGAGCGAGGAAATCTTTGGACCGGTCATGTGCGTACGCAGAGTCAAAGACATTGACGCGGCCTTCGCCCTGGTCAACGATTCTCGGTATGGCCTCCACGCGAGCATCTTTACGGCCTCGCTGGCCAATACCTTTGCCGCATTGAACACGCTGGAAGTAGGCGGCGTGGTCGTGAACGAAGTCCCAGGGTTCCGTTCCGATTCCATGCCCTACGGTGGCGTGAAAGATTCTGGCATTGGCCGCGAAGGTCCGCGTTTTGCCGCCGAGGAATTCACCGTGTCGCGCATGGCGATTATTCGTCCGACGATCAAATAG
- a CDS encoding threonine/serine dehydratase has product MFSLTLRDFEETRARIAPHIKHTPLLTSRQLSEATGFDARLKAELFQRVGSYKIRGPLNKFALMPEEQKRRGVVCSSAGNHAQGVALAARIHGIRAVVCMAANATPSKIAATRDYGAEVVLHGTIWDEANEKAKELVRDEGLTYVHPFDDEQLIAGQGTVGLEIVQDWAEVDAVVVPIGGGGLISGVSMAVKSFNPAIRVIGVESSDGPAMQASLKAGAVTTIECNTVIDGLRVRRVGDLNFSVAQRFVDEIVTLPDAEIFESMIWVMERCKLVVEGAAAAPVAALMRGLVKLPKGAKVVAVLSGGNLNLDQLRGLRWN; this is encoded by the coding sequence ATGTTCTCGCTCACCCTGCGCGACTTTGAAGAAACGCGCGCCCGCATTGCTCCGCACATCAAGCACACGCCGCTGCTCACCTCGCGGCAGCTGAGCGAGGCAACCGGCTTCGACGCACGCCTCAAAGCCGAGCTCTTCCAGCGGGTAGGCTCGTACAAGATTCGCGGCCCCCTCAACAAGTTTGCGCTCATGCCTGAGGAGCAGAAACGACGCGGAGTCGTCTGCTCATCTGCCGGCAATCATGCGCAGGGCGTGGCACTCGCCGCGCGCATTCACGGCATTCGTGCCGTGGTCTGCATGGCCGCCAACGCCACGCCATCGAAAATCGCCGCCACGCGCGACTATGGCGCCGAAGTGGTGCTCCACGGCACCATCTGGGACGAAGCGAACGAGAAGGCCAAGGAGCTCGTGCGTGACGAAGGGCTCACCTACGTGCACCCGTTTGACGACGAACAACTCATTGCCGGTCAAGGCACCGTGGGGCTCGAGATTGTGCAGGACTGGGCGGAGGTGGACGCCGTGGTGGTGCCCATTGGCGGCGGCGGACTGATTTCGGGCGTGTCGATGGCCGTGAAGAGCTTCAACCCCGCCATTCGCGTCATTGGTGTGGAATCGTCAGACGGACCGGCCATGCAGGCCTCGCTCAAGGCCGGGGCGGTCACGACGATCGAGTGCAATACCGTGATCGACGGCCTGCGCGTGCGCCGCGTGGGCGACCTGAACTTCTCCGTGGCGCAGCGCTTTGTGGATGAGATTGTCACACTCCCGGACGCCGAGATCTTTGAGTCCATGATCTGGGTGATGGAGCGTTGCAAACTCGTCGTGGAAGGTGCGGCCGCTGCGCCTGTCGCGGCGTTGATGCGAGGGCTGGTGAAGTTGCCGAAGGGAGCGAAGGTGGTGGCCGTGTTGTCGGGCGGGAATTTAAATTTGGATCAACTTCGCGGATTGCGGTGGAACTAA
- a CDS encoding DUF2283 domain-containing protein, producing the protein MKLSYDSTTDSLYVLFIDRPGADVVEVAPGVVADVDAAGEIVGLDIDHASRFVDPEMLHRRTIPIDLRSA; encoded by the coding sequence ATGAAGCTGAGCTACGACAGCACCACCGACTCCCTGTATGTGTTGTTCATCGACCGTCCCGGCGCGGACGTCGTTGAGGTGGCACCCGGTGTGGTCGCTGACGTGGACGCCGCCGGCGAAATCGTGGGACTCGACATCGATCACGCCAGCCGATTCGTGGATCCGGAAATGCTGCACCGGCGAACCATTCCCATCGACCTGCGCTCGGCATAG
- a CDS encoding MBL fold metallo-hydrolase produces MIRLTRGILATILLTGATLSAQSAPRPLVIYFVDVEGGQATLIKTPAGEAFLIDAGFPGGSGTFQSKPGAPEAARDAQRILAAARDAGLTQIDHLMLTHYHADHFGGVFELAQLLPIRHFIDHSAPSAEAEVVVPGTQALYDAYLALRATGTHTEPKPGDHLAIKGLDVVVVSSVGEVLAAPLDGAGAENPACVSGGVPAQEKTENPRSTGIRLQYGKFRFLDIGDLSGPPQYALTCPRNLIGEADVYLIAHHGGADGADPAFFAAVKPRVAVFDNGPRKGAQAPTFATIAKMPEVDGWQLHHSLNRDVINLPEERIANLDESTSAWIKVTAQADGSFSVTNGRTGQTKAYPRR; encoded by the coding sequence GTGATCCGTCTTACTCGTGGGATTCTGGCCACCATCCTGCTGACGGGCGCGACGCTTTCGGCTCAGAGTGCGCCTCGCCCCCTCGTCATCTACTTTGTAGATGTCGAGGGCGGCCAGGCGACGCTGATTAAGACACCAGCTGGCGAAGCGTTTCTCATTGACGCCGGTTTTCCAGGGGGCAGTGGCACCTTTCAGTCGAAGCCTGGTGCCCCCGAGGCGGCGCGCGACGCACAAAGGATTTTGGCCGCCGCGCGTGACGCTGGCCTCACGCAGATCGATCACCTGATGCTCACGCACTATCATGCCGATCATTTTGGCGGCGTGTTTGAGCTCGCGCAGTTGCTGCCCATTCGGCACTTCATCGATCACTCGGCGCCCAGTGCGGAGGCCGAGGTGGTAGTGCCGGGGACGCAGGCGCTGTACGACGCGTATCTCGCGTTGCGCGCCACTGGTACACACACCGAGCCCAAGCCCGGCGACCATCTCGCGATTAAGGGGCTCGACGTCGTCGTGGTGTCATCGGTCGGCGAGGTGCTCGCGGCGCCGCTCGACGGCGCAGGAGCGGAAAACCCAGCGTGTGTAAGTGGAGGCGTGCCCGCGCAGGAGAAGACGGAAAACCCGCGCTCCACGGGAATCCGGCTGCAGTATGGAAAATTTCGGTTCTTAGACATCGGGGACCTCAGCGGCCCGCCACAGTATGCGCTGACTTGTCCGCGCAATCTGATTGGCGAGGCCGATGTGTACCTGATTGCGCACCACGGCGGCGCTGACGGCGCTGATCCAGCGTTCTTCGCCGCTGTGAAGCCGCGGGTCGCCGTGTTCGATAACGGGCCTCGCAAGGGCGCTCAGGCGCCAACGTTTGCCACAATTGCGAAGATGCCAGAGGTTGACGGTTGGCAGCTGCACCACTCGCTCAATCGGGACGTGATCAATCTCCCCGAGGAGCGCATTGCCAATCTCGACGAGTCCACCAGCGCGTGGATTAAGGTCACCGCGCAGGCAGACGGGTCGTTTTCGGTGACGAACGGCCGTACGGGGCAGACCAAGGCCTATCCGCGCCGATAG
- a CDS encoding P1 family peptidase — protein sequence MTSLTQKATTRPVTGRCGGLRAMVMLVPVVAFTAALHAQQTQPPAAARPAGQAPARITQVGPGPTNSITDVPGLLVGQYSKFGDGYRSGTTVIRTEKGATAGYSQMGGAPGTKETDLLKPGGQVRAVQAIMLSGGSAFGLDAATGVMKWMEEHGFGVPVGAGVVPIVPAAILMDLGRGGDFKKRPDADFGYKATELASRDAVVSGRFGAGTGAGWGMGTASIKLSNGYTVAALVALNPAGSPVDPRTCLPYGLYLEQANEFNLVQPTAAECTATSGGRGAPRDGSVDAPFNTTIAIVVTDAPLEDLEAERMAVIANDGLARAIVPIHGIGDGDTVFGMATTPPSHNLTNQELGAIFNAAADALGRAVIHAVVESKQLGNSRVGYCQQYPSACVKRVGSGK from the coding sequence ATGACGTCTTTGACGCAGAAGGCCACCACCCGCCCCGTGACGGGGCGGTGTGGTGGTCTGCGGGCGATGGTGATGCTTGTTCCAGTCGTGGCCTTCACGGCCGCCTTGCACGCGCAGCAGACGCAGCCGCCGGCCGCTGCGCGTCCGGCTGGACAGGCGCCCGCACGCATCACACAGGTTGGCCCTGGGCCGACCAACTCGATTACCGATGTGCCGGGTCTTCTCGTTGGGCAGTACTCCAAGTTTGGCGACGGGTACCGGTCGGGCACGACGGTCATCCGCACCGAGAAAGGTGCCACGGCCGGCTACAGTCAGATGGGCGGCGCGCCTGGCACCAAGGAAACCGATCTCCTCAAGCCGGGCGGACAAGTTCGTGCTGTGCAAGCCATCATGCTGAGCGGCGGGAGCGCGTTCGGTTTGGACGCTGCGACTGGCGTGATGAAATGGATGGAAGAGCACGGCTTTGGAGTGCCCGTGGGAGCTGGCGTAGTGCCCATCGTACCAGCGGCGATCCTGATGGATCTCGGACGCGGTGGCGACTTTAAAAAGCGCCCTGATGCCGATTTTGGTTATAAGGCAACCGAGCTCGCTTCACGGGATGCGGTGGTGAGCGGACGCTTTGGTGCCGGCACCGGCGCCGGGTGGGGCATGGGCACGGCCAGCATCAAGTTGTCCAACGGCTACACCGTGGCCGCGTTGGTTGCACTTAATCCGGCTGGCTCGCCGGTGGACCCGCGCACCTGCTTGCCCTACGGGTTGTACCTCGAGCAGGCCAACGAGTTCAATCTCGTGCAGCCGACGGCGGCTGAATGCACGGCCACGTCTGGGGGCCGCGGTGCGCCACGGGACGGTTCCGTGGATGCGCCGTTCAATACGACCATCGCGATCGTGGTGACCGATGCTCCGCTCGAAGATCTTGAGGCAGAGCGGATGGCGGTGATTGCGAACGATGGACTGGCTCGCGCGATTGTGCCGATTCACGGCATTGGCGATGGCGACACGGTGTTCGGGATGGCCACGACGCCACCGAGCCACAACCTCACCAACCAGGAACTCGGCGCCATTTTCAATGCGGCCGCCGATGCGTTGGGACGGGCGGTGATTCACGCCGTGGTCGAATCGAAGCAGCTGGGCAATAGTCGCGTTGGCTACTGCCAGCAGTACCCGAGCGCGTGCGTCAAGCGTGTCGGCTCCGGCAAGTAG
- a CDS encoding sigma 54-interacting transcriptional regulator, with translation MTADAGRLLIVDDEESFGRALARQFEAQGFAVWVKTDGADTLLEYETIAPDVVIVDLAMPGLDGLQVLAGIRRQDTAASVIILSGAVDVRTTVRALRAGAEDVQTKPPEFSVLHAAAIRAVQRSRSLRTHRAANTQISDPYGFFDDSPAMRRVVRLVEHHAQSTPPVLIVGEAGTGKQVVAEMLHQLSTRAGRPFVRVPCGRLDERGLEAVLVGSTAKAGGRSLLEQAAGGTLFFDGVTVMTAACQSLLHDVFAGRTGGAEGMPRDMRLVCSTSRDLSGDVESGTLRADLFQRMSVLTIAIPALRSRSEDDFARLAARMMQAQRFALGRGPLRLDEAALELLRQADWPGNVRQLHHVLEEACVAALDCEVLEPMHLRGVLAREGLEDVGVSTDSPDYSLEAMERLHIARVLAASRGRRTTAAKLLGITRSTLYKKLAEYGLD, from the coding sequence GTGACAGCTGACGCCGGCCGCCTGCTGATTGTCGACGACGAGGAGAGTTTTGGCCGCGCCCTCGCTCGGCAGTTTGAGGCGCAGGGGTTTGCCGTGTGGGTGAAGACCGACGGCGCCGACACGCTCCTCGAATACGAGACCATCGCCCCTGACGTCGTGATTGTCGACCTCGCCATGCCAGGGTTGGATGGGCTGCAGGTGCTGGCTGGTATCCGGCGGCAGGACACCGCGGCGAGCGTCATCATCCTGAGTGGGGCGGTGGATGTCCGCACCACGGTACGCGCGCTCCGTGCCGGAGCTGAGGATGTGCAAACCAAACCGCCGGAGTTTTCGGTGCTGCACGCGGCGGCAATTCGCGCGGTGCAGCGATCGCGATCGCTCCGGACGCACCGTGCTGCGAATACGCAGATCAGCGATCCCTACGGGTTCTTTGACGACTCGCCCGCGATGCGACGCGTGGTGCGACTGGTGGAGCACCACGCGCAGAGCACGCCGCCGGTGCTCATCGTTGGTGAAGCGGGGACGGGGAAGCAGGTGGTCGCCGAGATGTTGCATCAGCTTTCGACGCGGGCGGGGCGCCCGTTTGTGCGCGTGCCGTGCGGGCGGCTCGACGAGCGGGGTCTTGAGGCCGTGCTCGTCGGGAGCACGGCCAAAGCGGGTGGGCGTTCGCTGTTGGAGCAGGCGGCGGGTGGCACGTTGTTTTTTGACGGCGTGACGGTCATGACCGCCGCGTGTCAGTCGTTGCTGCACGATGTGTTCGCGGGCCGCACGGGCGGGGCAGAGGGGATGCCGCGCGACATGCGATTAGTGTGCTCGACCAGTCGCGATCTCTCCGGAGATGTGGAGTCCGGGACCCTGCGCGCGGATCTGTTTCAACGCATGTCAGTCCTGACGATTGCGATTCCCGCGTTACGGAGTCGGAGCGAAGATGACTTTGCTCGCCTTGCGGCTCGCATGATGCAGGCGCAGCGCTTTGCCCTTGGCCGTGGGCCGCTGCGTCTGGATGAGGCGGCGCTGGAGCTCCTCCGTCAGGCTGACTGGCCGGGGAATGTCCGCCAGTTGCATCATGTGCTCGAGGAGGCCTGTGTGGCGGCACTCGACTGCGAGGTGCTGGAGCCGATGCATCTGCGCGGCGTGCTGGCTCGCGAGGGATTGGAAGACGTTGGTGTGTCCACCGATTCGCCCGACTATTCGCTCGAGGCGATGGAGCGCCTGCACATTGCGCGCGTGCTCGCCGCGAGTCGGGGACGTCGGACCACCGCGGCCAAACTGCTTGGGATTACGCGCTCGACGCTTTACAAGAAGTTGGCAGAGTACGGCCTGGACTAG